In a single window of the Corvus cornix cornix isolate S_Up_H32 chromosome 22, ASM73873v5, whole genome shotgun sequence genome:
- the ASH2L gene encoding set1/Ash2 histone methyltransferase complex subunit ASH2 isoform X2, translating to MVDVSAALETESANGKEPLDAAGDGAEAMDVQGGSGDEENVRQLGEIELQCGICTKWFTADTFGIDTTSCLPFMTNYSFHCNVCHHSGNTYFLRKQANLKEMCLSALANLTWQSRTQDEHPKTMFSKDKDIIPFIDKYWECMTTRQRPGKMTWPNNIVKTMCKERDVFLVKEHPDPGSKDPEEDYPKFGLLDQDLANIGPAYDNQKQNNAVSTSGSLNGGMAAGGSGKGRGAKRKQQDGGTTGTAKKTRSDPLFSAQRLPPHGYPLEHPFNKDGYRYILAEPDPHAPDPEKLELDCWAGKPIPGDLYRACLYERVLLALHDRAPQLKISDDRLTVIGEKGYSMVRASHGVRKGAWYFEISMDEMPPDTAARLGWSQPLGNLQAPLGYDKFSYSWRSKKGTKFHQSIGKHYSSGYGQGDVLGFYISLPEDTETAKSLPDTYKDKALIKFKSYLYFEEKDFVDKAEKSLKQAPGSQIIFFKNGVSQGVAFKDIFEGVYFPAISLYKGCTVSINFGPYFKYPPRDITYHPMSDMGWGAVVEHTLADVLYHVETEVDGRRSPPWEP from the exons ATGGTCGATGTCAGCGCGGCCCTGGAGACCGAGTCGGCCAACGGGAAGGAGCCCCTG GATGCTGCCGGGGACGGCGCCGAAGCCATGGATGTCCAGGGGGGCTCGGGGGACGAGGAGAACGTGCGGCAGCTTGGCGAGATCGAGCTGCAGTGTGGGATCTGCACCAAGTGGTTCACAGCTGACACCTTCGGCATCGACACCAC GTCTTGTCTGCCCTTCATGACCAACTACAGCTTCCACTGCAATGTGTGCCACCACAGTGGGAACACCTACTTCCTGAGGAAACAAGCGA atCTCAAGGAAATGTGCCTTAGTGCTCTGGCCAACCTCACGTGGCAGTCGAGGACGCAAGATGAGCACCCCAAAACGATGTTCTCCAAGGATAAG GATATTATCCCTTTTATTGATAAATACTGGGAGTGTATGACAACACGGCAGAGGCCTGGAAAAATGACTTGGCCCAATAATATTGTCAAAACCATG TGTAAAGAGAGAGACGTGTTCCTGGTGAAAGAGCATCCAGACCCAGGCAGTAAAGACCCAGAGGAAGATTACCCCAAGTTTGGGCTTCTAGACCAG GATCTTGCCAATATTGGTCCAGCCTATGACAACCAGAAACAGAACAACGCCGTGTCCACAAGTGGAAGCTTAAATG GAGGAATGGCTGCTGGGGGCAGCGGGAAGGGCCGAGGAGCCAAGCGCAAGCAGCAGGATGGAGGGACCACAGGAACAGCCAAGAAAACACGGAG tgacCCGTTGTTTTCGGCTCAGCGCCTGCCCCCCCATGGGTACCCTCTGGAGCACCCCTTCAACAAGGACGGGTATCGCTACATCCTGGCCGAGCCCGACCCCCACGCACCCGACCCAGAAAAGCTGGAGCTGGACTGTTGGGCAGGAAAACCCATTCCTGGGGATCTGTACAGAGCCTGCCTGTATGAACGAgtgctcctggccctgcatgaCCGAG ctccccagctgaAGATCTCTGACGACAGACTGACTGTTATTGGCGAGAAGGGCTATTCCATGGTGAGAGCCTCACACGGCGTGCGGAAAGGAGCCTGGTACTTTGAAATCTCCATGGATGAGATGCCTCCAGACACAGCTGCCAGATTAGGCTGGTCACAGCCCTTGg GGAACCTCCAGGCCCCTCTGGGATACGACAAGTTCAGTTACTCCTGGCGCAGCAAAAAGGGAACCAAGTTTCACCAGTCCATAGGGAAACACTATTCCTCTGGCTACGGACAGGGCGATGTCCTGGGATTTTACATCAGCCTTCCAGAGGATACTGAGACAGCCAAATCCCTGCCTGACACCTACAAAGACAAG GCTTTGATCAAATTCAAAAGCTACTTGTACTTTGAAGAGAAGGATTTTGTGGACAAAGCAGAGAAGAGCCTAAAGCAAGCCCCTGGAAGCCAG ATCATATTCTTCAAGAATGGTGTCAGCCAAGGAGTTGCCTTTAAGGACATCTTTGAGggggtttattttcctgctatttCTTTGTACAAAGGCTGCACG GTTTCTATAAACTTTGGGCCATATTTCAAGTATCCACCGAGAGACATCACTTACCATCCT ATGAGTGACATGGGCTGGGGGGCCGTGGTGGAGCACACGCTGGCCGATGTCCTGTACCACGTGGAGACAGAGGTGGATGGCAGGAGGAGCCCGCCCTGGGAGCCATAA
- the ASH2L gene encoding set1/Ash2 histone methyltransferase complex subunit ASH2 isoform X1 — MVDVSAALETESANGKEPLDAAGDGAEAMDVQGGSGDEENVRQLGEIELQCGICTKWFTADTFGIDTTSCLPFMTNYSFHCNVCHHSGNTYFLRKQANLKEMCLSALANLTWQSRTQDEHPKTMFSKDKDIIPFIDKYWECMTTRQRPGKMTWPNNIVKTMCKERDVFLVKEHPDPGSKDPEEDYPKFGLLDQDLANIGPAYDNQKQNNAVSTSGSLNGGASLGGGMAAGGSGKGRGAKRKQQDGGTTGTAKKTRSDPLFSAQRLPPHGYPLEHPFNKDGYRYILAEPDPHAPDPEKLELDCWAGKPIPGDLYRACLYERVLLALHDRAPQLKISDDRLTVIGEKGYSMVRASHGVRKGAWYFEISMDEMPPDTAARLGWSQPLGNLQAPLGYDKFSYSWRSKKGTKFHQSIGKHYSSGYGQGDVLGFYISLPEDTETAKSLPDTYKDKALIKFKSYLYFEEKDFVDKAEKSLKQAPGSQIIFFKNGVSQGVAFKDIFEGVYFPAISLYKGCTVSINFGPYFKYPPRDITYHPMSDMGWGAVVEHTLADVLYHVETEVDGRRSPPWEP, encoded by the exons ATGGTCGATGTCAGCGCGGCCCTGGAGACCGAGTCGGCCAACGGGAAGGAGCCCCTG GATGCTGCCGGGGACGGCGCCGAAGCCATGGATGTCCAGGGGGGCTCGGGGGACGAGGAGAACGTGCGGCAGCTTGGCGAGATCGAGCTGCAGTGTGGGATCTGCACCAAGTGGTTCACAGCTGACACCTTCGGCATCGACACCAC GTCTTGTCTGCCCTTCATGACCAACTACAGCTTCCACTGCAATGTGTGCCACCACAGTGGGAACACCTACTTCCTGAGGAAACAAGCGA atCTCAAGGAAATGTGCCTTAGTGCTCTGGCCAACCTCACGTGGCAGTCGAGGACGCAAGATGAGCACCCCAAAACGATGTTCTCCAAGGATAAG GATATTATCCCTTTTATTGATAAATACTGGGAGTGTATGACAACACGGCAGAGGCCTGGAAAAATGACTTGGCCCAATAATATTGTCAAAACCATG TGTAAAGAGAGAGACGTGTTCCTGGTGAAAGAGCATCCAGACCCAGGCAGTAAAGACCCAGAGGAAGATTACCCCAAGTTTGGGCTTCTAGACCAG GATCTTGCCAATATTGGTCCAGCCTATGACAACCAGAAACAGAACAACGCCGTGTCCACAAGTGGAAGCTTAAATG GTGGAGCCTCTCTGGGAG GAGGAATGGCTGCTGGGGGCAGCGGGAAGGGCCGAGGAGCCAAGCGCAAGCAGCAGGATGGAGGGACCACAGGAACAGCCAAGAAAACACGGAG tgacCCGTTGTTTTCGGCTCAGCGCCTGCCCCCCCATGGGTACCCTCTGGAGCACCCCTTCAACAAGGACGGGTATCGCTACATCCTGGCCGAGCCCGACCCCCACGCACCCGACCCAGAAAAGCTGGAGCTGGACTGTTGGGCAGGAAAACCCATTCCTGGGGATCTGTACAGAGCCTGCCTGTATGAACGAgtgctcctggccctgcatgaCCGAG ctccccagctgaAGATCTCTGACGACAGACTGACTGTTATTGGCGAGAAGGGCTATTCCATGGTGAGAGCCTCACACGGCGTGCGGAAAGGAGCCTGGTACTTTGAAATCTCCATGGATGAGATGCCTCCAGACACAGCTGCCAGATTAGGCTGGTCACAGCCCTTGg GGAACCTCCAGGCCCCTCTGGGATACGACAAGTTCAGTTACTCCTGGCGCAGCAAAAAGGGAACCAAGTTTCACCAGTCCATAGGGAAACACTATTCCTCTGGCTACGGACAGGGCGATGTCCTGGGATTTTACATCAGCCTTCCAGAGGATACTGAGACAGCCAAATCCCTGCCTGACACCTACAAAGACAAG GCTTTGATCAAATTCAAAAGCTACTTGTACTTTGAAGAGAAGGATTTTGTGGACAAAGCAGAGAAGAGCCTAAAGCAAGCCCCTGGAAGCCAG ATCATATTCTTCAAGAATGGTGTCAGCCAAGGAGTTGCCTTTAAGGACATCTTTGAGggggtttattttcctgctatttCTTTGTACAAAGGCTGCACG GTTTCTATAAACTTTGGGCCATATTTCAAGTATCCACCGAGAGACATCACTTACCATCCT ATGAGTGACATGGGCTGGGGGGCCGTGGTGGAGCACACGCTGGCCGATGTCCTGTACCACGTGGAGACAGAGGTGGATGGCAGGAGGAGCCCGCCCTGGGAGCCATAA
- the NODAL gene encoding nodal homolog translates to MRVPLRSALALCALALLRLGCAPTRALTWAPTASTRALTWAPTGASTRALTWAPTRAPARAPPRCPPLMLQLLRAPPAPLRAAAAAALSLSPHGSLQNGSRWALSFDMSSLSRSQEVSLAQLRVRLPGPSRAHNVSLDIYHSQRHRCRGDGTCAHQLFLGTVAGSPSATQASWKVFEVTNLLRSWLHQAVVAGHHSPTGRGQWEVRGSAAPATTAPRDTGHGDPVLPQDVADRVLLLVFSKDKSPGDHSLIRTAETSKYIMRDSSQGAGTRRHRRNRMEKQRIKVSDAAAATAREQGRALCRRVDMVVDFEQTGWGSWIVYPKKYNAYRCEGLCPSPVDETFKPTNHAYIQSLLQLYKPNQVPCPACSPVKMSPLSMLYYERGEIVVRHHEDMIIEECGCN, encoded by the exons ATGCGGgtcccgctccgctccgcgctCGCGCTCTGCGCCCTCGCCCTGCTCCGCCTGGGCTGCGCACCGACCCGGGCGCTCACCTGGGCACCGACCGCATCCACACGGGCGCTCACCTGGGCACCGACCGGAGCATCCACCCGGGCGCTCACCTGGGCACCGACCCGCGCCCcggcccgcgccccgccgcgctgccccccgctgatgctgcagctgctccgcgcccctcccgccccgctccgcgccgccgccgccgccgctctcagcctctccccacACG GTTCCCTGCAGAACGGCTCCCGCTGGGCGCTCTCCTTCGACATGTCCTCCCTCTCCAGAAGCCAGGAGGTGAGTCTGGCTCAGCTCCGCGTCCGCCTGCCTGGCCCCTCCCGTGCCCACAACGTCTCCCTGGACATCTACCACAGCCAGCGGCACAGGTGCCGGGGAGATGGGACCTGTGCCCACCAGCTCTTCCTGGGCACCGTGGCTGGCAGCCCCTCTGCCACCCAGGCCTCCTGGAAAGTCTTTGAGGTCACCAACCTGCTCCGGTCCTGGCTCCACCAAGCTGTAGTTGCTGGGCACCACAGTCCCACGGGAAgggggcagtgggaggtgagAGGGTCGGCTGCCCCGGCCACCACTGCCCCGAGGGACACCGGCCACGGGGACCCAGTCCTGCCCCAGGATGTGGCAGATAGAGTCCTGCTGCTCGTCTTCTCCAAAGACAAGTCTCCAGGAGACCACAGCCTCATCAGGACCGCGGAGACCTCCAAGTACATCATGCGTGACAGCTCGCAGGGCGCGGGGACGCGCCGGCACCGCAGGAACAGGATGGAGAAGCAGAGGATCAAAGTGAGCGACGCTGCCGCGGCCACCGCgcgggagcagggcagggccctGTGCAGGCGGGTGGACATGGTGGTGGACTTCGAGCAGAcgggctggggcagctggatTGTCTACCCCAAGAAGTACAACGCCTACCGCTGCGAAGGGCTGTGCCCCTCGCCCGTGGATGAGACCTTCAAGCCCACCAACCATGCGTACATACAG AGTTTGCTGCAGCTCTACAAGCCCAACCAGGTGCCGTGTCCTGCCTGCTCCCCGGTCAAGATGAGTCCCCTCTCCATGCTCTACTACGAGAGGGGCGAGATCGTTGTCCGTCACCACGAGGACATGATCATCGAGGAGTGTGGCTGCAACTGA
- the EIF4EBP1 gene encoding eukaryotic translation initiation factor 4E-binding protein 1 isoform X2: MSGRCCQGQTPSRDIPGPGKCLALPDGAPLPPGDYSTTPGGTVFGTTPGGTRIIYDRKFLMECRNSPVAKTPPSDLPDIPGVTSPNVEELKLENHHVQNCEEKVSAGEEEQFDMDI; the protein is encoded by the exons ATGTCGGGCCGCTGCTGCCAGGGGCAGACGCCCAGTCGCGACATCCCGGGCCCCGGCAAATGCCTCGCCCTGCCCGACGGggccccgctgccgcccggCGACTACAGCACCACGCCGGGGGGCACCGTGTTCGGGACCACGCCGGGCG GTACCAGGATTATTTATGACCGTAAGTTCTTGATGGAATGCCGCAATTCTCCGGTTGCCAAAACACCCCCCTCCGACCTTCCGGACATTCCAGGCGTTACCAGCCCGAACGTGGAGGAGTTGAAGCTTGAAAACCACCATGTCCAAAACTGTGAGGAGAAAGTGAGCGCAG GTGAGGAAGAGCAGTTCGACATGGACATCTAA
- the EIF4EBP1 gene encoding eukaryotic translation initiation factor 4E-binding protein 1 isoform X1 yields the protein MSGRCCQGQTPSRDIPGPGKCLALPDGAPLPPGDYSTTPGGTVFGTTPGGTRIIYDRKFLMECRNSPVAKTPPSDLPDIPGVTSPNVEELKLENHHVQNCEEKVSAAGEEEQFDMDI from the exons ATGTCGGGCCGCTGCTGCCAGGGGCAGACGCCCAGTCGCGACATCCCGGGCCCCGGCAAATGCCTCGCCCTGCCCGACGGggccccgctgccgcccggCGACTACAGCACCACGCCGGGGGGCACCGTGTTCGGGACCACGCCGGGCG GTACCAGGATTATTTATGACCGTAAGTTCTTGATGGAATGCCGCAATTCTCCGGTTGCCAAAACACCCCCCTCCGACCTTCCGGACATTCCAGGCGTTACCAGCCCGAACGTGGAGGAGTTGAAGCTTGAAAACCACCATGTCCAAAACTGTGAGGAGAAAGTGAGCGCAG CAGGTGAGGAAGAGCAGTTCGACATGGACATCTAA